From Panicum hallii strain FIL2 chromosome 2, PHallii_v3.1, whole genome shotgun sequence, a single genomic window includes:
- the LOC112881864 gene encoding beta-glucosidase 30-like codes for MAKRLLAAVLLVAALACGGAHAEFSRHSFPKDFVFGTGSAAYQYEGAYKEGGKGLSIWDNFTHIPGKILNNDNGDVADDMYHRYKEDVQLLKDMNMDAFRFSIAWTRIFPNGSLSGGVNKEGVAFYNNLINEVLAKGLRPFVTIFHWDTPLALEEKYGGFLSENIIKDYVDFADVCFREFGDRVKDWTTFNEPWTYAQRGYAVGLFAPGRCSPHVSKSCFPGDSAREPYVVTHNILLAHAEAVALYRAKYQAAQRGQIGITVVTNWYVPNTDSAEDRRAVQRSLDFMYGWFLDPIVHGAYPGTMTSFLGDRLPGFTPEQIKLVKGSYDFIGVNYYTGYYTSAAPAPNGLEQSYDTDIRANTSGFRNGVPIGKPEFVSIFFNYPAGLRELLLYTARRYNNPVIYVTENGIAEGNNSTLPLREALKDGHRIEFHSRHLQFVNHAIKNGVNVKGYFTWTFMDCFEWGDGYLDRFGLIFIDRLNGLKRYRKQSSYWIEKFLKR; via the exons ATGGCGAAgcggctcctcgccgccgtgctCCTCGTCGCGGCTCTCGCCTGCGGCGGCGCCCACGCCGAGTTCAGCAGGCACAGCTTCCCCAAGGACTTCGTCTTCGGCACCGGCTCCGCGGCGTACCAG TACGAGGGCGCCTACAAGGAAGGAGGCAAAGGGCTCAGCATATGGGACAACTTCACTCACATCCCAG GAAAAATCTTGAACAACGATAACGGCGACGTGGCAGATGACATGTACCACCGATACAAG GAGGATGTGCAACTCCTCAAGGACATGAACATGGACGCCTTCCGCTTCTCCATCGCCTGGACCAGGATCTTTCCAA ATGGTTCCCTGAGCGGTGGAGTGAACAAAGAAGGTGTGGCCTTCTACAACAACCTCATCAACGAGGTCCTAGCCAAAG GGTTGAGGCCATTTGTCACCATCTTCCACTGGGACACGCCCCTGGCCCTGGAGGAGAAGTACGGAGGCTTCCTCAGTGAAAACATCAT CAAGGACTACGTGGACTTCGCCGACGTGTGCTTCCGCGAGTTCGGCGACCGCGTCAAGGACTGGACGACGTTCAACGAGCCCTGGACGTACGCGCAGCGTGGATACGCCGTCGGCCTGTTCGCGCCGGGGCGGTGCTCGCCGCACGTCTCCAAGTCGTGCTTCCCCGGCGACTCGGCGCGGGAGCCCTACGTCGTGACGCACAACATCCTcctcgcccacgccgaggccgtGGCGCTGTACCGCGCCAAGTACCAGGCGGCGCAGCGCGGGCAGATCGGCATCACGGTGGTGACCAACTGGTACGTGCCCAACACCGACTCCGCCGAGGACCGCAGGGCCGTGCAGCGCAGCCTCGACTTCATGTACGGCTGGTTCCTCGACCCCATCGTGCACGGCGCGTACCCGGGCACCATGACCAGCTTCCTCGGCGACCGGCTGCCGGGGTTCACGCCGGAGCAGATCAAGCTGGTCAAGGGCTCCTACGACTTCATCGGCGTCAACTACTACACCGGCTACTAcacctccgccgcgcccgcgcccaaCGGGCTCGAGCAGTCCTACGACACCGACATCCGCGCCAACACCTCCGGGTTCCGCAACGGCGTGCCCATCGGCAAGCCGGAGTTCGTCTCCATCTTCTTCAACTACCCGGCGGGCCTCCGCGAGCTCCTGCTCTACACCGCCCGGCGCTACAACAACCCCGTCATCTACGTCACCGAGAACGGCATCGCCGAGGGGAACAACAGCACCCTCCCGCTCAGGGAGGCGCTCAAGGACGGCCACCGGATCGAGTTCCACTCCAGGCACCTGCAGTTCGTGAACCACGCCATCAAGAACGGGGTCAACGTCAAGGGCTACTTCACCTGGACCTTCATGGACTGCTTCGAGTGGGGGGACGGATACCTCGACCGCTTCGGCCTCATCTTCATCGACCGCCTCAACGGGCTCAAACGCTACCGCAAGCAGTCCAGCTACTGGATCGAGAAGTTCCTGAAGCGGTAG